In Pseudobdellovibrionaceae bacterium, the following proteins share a genomic window:
- a CDS encoding VWA domain-containing protein, protein MHLLRKVMYRAALCLSLGGVLAAQAEWGTIEGKTFDLMRFPGKVKIEYLGQAVDILFVVDDSGSMGSHQNNLAQNIDLFLAQIQSLTDYQVGVITTSCDYTGARCGVLRNGFVTPATSDPIKTLRENLLVGTSGSGTETHFKSLAAALSDDIRHGANAGFIREQAHLMIVFVSDAEDQSDDIGVQVVADRLLAVKGSPSMASAHGILVPSNDTTNCIRDDGNTTPARIEDLIGRFNGQVSSLCSATYGEDLVRMAQAVTGLSRRIPLLLQPLVETIRVFFNAVEIPTGILGQGWAYSPETNEVVIGELVDLSGAPDHTPVIVEFVPADEK, encoded by the coding sequence ATGCATCTGCTGCGCAAGGTGATGTACCGAGCTGCGCTTTGTCTGAGTTTGGGAGGCGTTCTAGCTGCCCAAGCCGAGTGGGGAACGATTGAGGGTAAGACCTTTGATCTTATGCGCTTTCCAGGAAAGGTAAAAATCGAGTATCTCGGGCAAGCGGTCGATATTCTGTTCGTTGTCGACGATTCGGGGAGCATGGGCTCTCATCAAAACAATCTGGCTCAAAACATTGATCTGTTTTTAGCTCAGATTCAGTCTCTTACAGATTACCAAGTCGGAGTCATCACCACCAGTTGTGATTACACCGGTGCTCGGTGTGGTGTTCTCCGCAATGGATTTGTCACACCCGCGACTTCCGACCCAATCAAAACTTTGCGAGAAAACCTTCTCGTGGGAACAAGTGGCTCGGGCACTGAAACCCATTTTAAATCTCTGGCCGCGGCCTTGAGTGATGACATTCGCCATGGGGCCAATGCCGGCTTTATCCGCGAGCAAGCTCACCTGATGATTGTCTTTGTTTCAGATGCGGAAGATCAGTCAGACGACATAGGTGTTCAAGTGGTCGCCGATCGGTTGTTGGCGGTGAAGGGGTCCCCCTCCATGGCCAGTGCTCATGGTATTTTGGTGCCCTCAAATGACACCACCAACTGTATTCGCGATGACGGCAACACCACGCCTGCTCGCATTGAAGATCTCATTGGCCGTTTCAACGGCCAGGTGTCGTCTCTGTGTTCAGCCACCTACGGGGAAGATCTGGTGCGCATGGCCCAGGCAGTGACCGGTCTCTCTCGTCGCATTCCCCTGTTGCTTCAGCCTCTTGTAGAAACCATTCGGGTGTTTTTTAATGCGGTGGAAATTCCCACCGGCATTCTTGGTCAGGGTTGGGCCTACTCGCCTGAGACCAATGAAGTGGTGATTGGGGAGTTGGTGGATCTCAGTGGTGCGCCCGACCACACTCCCGTAATTGTTGAATTTGTTCCGGCTGACGAAAAGTAA